The Bacteroides fragilis NCTC 9343 genome includes the window AATATTTCCCAAAGGACTTGTTACGACCCGAAACAATCAGGGAAGAAGAGACTCGGGAAGAGGAACCGGAGTTCATTCCTGACGATGACGAATGAAACGGATACCGCATAAAAAACATGGAGCTTGTCCGGCATCTCTGCCCGATCAAAAGAGGAATCTGATACACCCCATTACAGCCAGATGACAGCAGCCCTCCGGATTCATGAGTAAACTGACGAACCGACTTGAACTTCAGGCCTGCGTCATCCGGTGGTCTGCGGCAAAGGAGACCGGTCCGGGACAAGCTCTCTGTCTCGTTCCCGAACCGGTTTATCAAAAGACATATCCCAGATTTACATAAAATCCCACCTTGTGAGATCTGCTGGAGTATCCCAAAGAAGCCTCGAGCGGACCGAACAGACTATCGTAACCATATCCCACACTACCGCCCCAAACCGGTTTTGCTCCCCAGATATCAAAAAAGTTATCATTCCGGAAAGCCACGTTTCCGGTAAAGGTGACATAGTTCTTGCTACCGATACGCTGCCGCAACTTCAGGCTTGTCACCAGAACAGAGTTGTCCACAATCTCCAGATTCGTGATGCCGGCAAAAGGAAGTTGTTGAGGCAGATAGTGCCCGAAATTCTCGCCTCCCATGGCATTCAGATACGGATAAGGTATATTTTTACCGATAAGCACCCGCCCATACAAAGAGGGAATCAGGGCAAAACGATCGGTCAGTGAAAAGACACCGGCCCATGATGCCGCAAGGGCAGAGAAGGGAGCATGGCCTTTATAATGTGTCAGATTATCGGTATAGAGCGAGTAGCGTCCCTGCACATCGGTCCCCTTGGAAGGGAAATATCCCTTGTTGTACGTATTGTAATGCAACTGTGCAAAATAGCTGAAGAAGTGTTGGGGCTTCACCTCCAGACGCTGCCCGCCGGTGTTGTAAAGAAAGTCTTTATACTTAAAGAACTCAAAATTCAGCCCGGCGCCAAAGCGCAGGTTGCGAAACCATACATCCGAGAATCCAAACTCACCCGAATGATACTTATAAGTAGTGTTATAGGAACGCCTTCCGTGATCGTAGATATTGATATCGTTGTACTCAAACTGATAAGCAAAATTGAAATTGCGCATCTGCATCGGTGCCAATGTATATTCGACCCGGGCGAGATAACGTTTTCCCAGCCTTCCCGTCACCGAAACCCACGAAGGAACACGCGTATCGAGCCGGCTCCTGACGTTCAACAGAAGCGAGGCAATCTCTTCCGAATCAAAACGGATACCCAGATTAAGATTACGTTCATACTTCTCTTCCAGGATGAAGTGCAACTGATATCCCTGAGGGGTGTCGGTCAGTTTATAGCTGACATTGGAGTAAGCCTGACTGCCGCGCAAGGTGGTCAGAGCTTCATAAAGCTGTTCCATACGCATCTTGCTGTTTTCCTTCAGGTGACAGCGATGCATGATCCATTTCTTGTCACTATCCTCGATGCCGTCAAAAGTGATCTCCTTAACAAAAATGTCTTTCGAAGACCACAATGAACTGAACGGGCCATGACGCGGGGCAACATAGTTCTCAGGCAGTCCTATTCCCTTCTTCAGCTTTTGCAAAGCGGTCCACTGTTCACGGGCAGCCTCTTCGCCCCGGTTCACCAAAGTATCGAGCGCGGGAATATTGAAACTTGCAGCAGAATACCCTTTCACATCCACCTTGATATAGACAGTGGCCAGTTTGATATTCTCTTCGTATCGGGTCTGCCCGGTCAGATTGATAATCTGATTGAAGATTTCACTGAGGTTGTTCAGTTCATCGGCAGTCCGGAGATCATTCTGCACATCGACACCGATAATGACATCAGCTCCCATGGTACGGGCTATGTTGGTCGGGAAATTATTTTTCATGCCACCGTCCACAAGAATCTTATCACCCAGGCGCACCGGAGTGAATACGCCGGGAATAGCCATACTGGCGCGCATGGCGGTAGCCAACACTCCGTTATGAAATACGACTTCATCTCCGTTTACTATATTCTCCGAAACACAGGCAAACGGGATAGGCAGTTTATTGAAGTTGATGGAGTCGTGATAACCGACTGTCAGTTCCGAAAAAAGATTGGCCAGATTCTGGCCTTTGATAACGCCTCCGAACACATTGGCCTTCAGATTCTTCTTTAAAGGAACAGAGAGGACGTAGGTTTCCGAGTTCTGACGTTCGGTCATGGTCTGGTCTTCCCAACTGATACGGTCGCTGAGCAAGAGAGGCCAATTCTGATGATTGACCATGCTATCGAGCTGATGGGGAGTATAACCGATGGAATAAAGCCCGCCGATGATGGACCCCATACTGGTTCCGACAATATAATCGATAGGGATACCTGCTTCTTCAATCACTTTCAGAGCGCCGATGTGGGCCACTCCCTTGGCACCTCCACCACTCAAGACCACAGCAACACTCTTACGCTGCTGGGCATGTACAGGTGAGAAAACAAACAGACTGATACACAGGATAAGGACAAAACAGATTCGCTTTTTCATGACTACTACATTGGTTTCTGATCATTACAGATAAAAGACAAATGCCGGCTGCAATTTGTTTAGCCCACCGGCATGAAAGTAGTCAATCCTTATTTTTGTTTCAACCGAAAGAATAGAATAAGGTGTGCATGAAGGAAGACGGTCCGCATGGTATACGCCGCAACGTTCTCCGGCAGTTGCCACCGAAGTCAGGCAGCCTGTCTGCCATGGATACGGAACAAGCGGAACTGCCACCACAACATCCCTGCCGAGATCAGACTGGCTATCAAGTCGGAAACAGGCATACTTACCCATACGCCTGTCTGACCGAAATACCGGGGCAGGATCAACAGGCAGGGAATCAGTATCAGCACCTGACGGGTGATAGACAGAAAGATAGCTTTACTCGCCATCCCGATGCTTTGAAAGAAGTTCGACGTCACCATCTGGAACCCGACTATCGGGAAAAACAGCACCACAATCCGAAGTCCTTCGGCCGACTGACGGATCAATTCTTCGTGGGAAGTAAAGATAGATACGGCCAAGCCGGGGATCAACATTCCCATCAGGAAACCCGTAGTTGTTACAATGGTGGCTCCATAAATGGTAAGCTTCAACACACGGGTCACCCGGGGATAGAGCCGGGCGCCGAAATTATATCCGGCTATGGGCTGCATCCCTTGGTTCAGCCCCATCACAATCATCACAAACAAGAAAACAAGACGATTGACAATACCAAACGCACCGATAGCAAGATCTCCGCCATATTTTTTCAACCCCTGGTTAATCAGGATTACGATAAAACACGACGCAAGGTTCATCAGGAAAGGAGCCATACCGATGGCGAGCGAGTCGAATACGATTTTCCGTTTCAACCGGAAAATGCCCCGATGAAAATGGAGCAACTCTTCCTTATTGCTGAATAGCCTGAACTGCCACATCAGAGAAATGACCTGTGCCAGGATAGTGGCTATGGCTGCTCCTTGAATGCCCCAGCCGAAGCCGTAAATAAACAGAGGATCGAGAATCGTATTGATAACCACTGTAGCAATAGTGGCATACATTGCCTTTTGCGGATGACCGGCCGAACGAAGCACGGCATTCAGTCCCAGGTAAAGATGGGTAATGACATTACCATAAAGGATCACTTTCATATAATCGCGGGCATACCCCACAGTCTCGTCGCTGCCTCCGAAAAAATAAAGGATAGGATCGAGAAAAATAAGGGTAAGTATCGTAAAAGCAAGCCCGATGATGATATTCAGCACCAATACATTTCCCAGCACACGTTGCGCCGTATCGTAATCTTTTTGTCCCAGCTTTACCGAAACCAGCGTGGCAGCCCCCACTCCGACCAGCGAACCGAAAGCCGCCGCAAGATTCATCAGCGGAAATGTCAGAGCAAGCCCCGAAATAGCCATCGGACCAACCCCGTGACCAATAAAAATGCTGTCTACCATGTTGTAAAGTGAAGATGCGGTCATAGCGATAATAGCCGGAATGGCATACTGCATCAAGAGTTTTCCAATCTTTTCGGTGCCCAGCGCAGTGGGCGTCTTTTGTCCTGTCATACCTATTATTTTGAGGGTGCAAAGATACAAATCTATTTAGAATTAAAGGTGAAGAATAAAGAATAAGAGTTACAATGCCGTATTTCTAAGAAAAGTTTCGTATTTTTGCCTCCAAAATTGAGTTAATATCTAACGAAATGAACATATTAGAACTAAGTGAACAGGAAATCATCCGACGTAACAGTCTGAATGAACTTCGCGCGATGGGCATCGAACCCTATCCCGCAGCAGAGTATGTAACCAATGCTTTCTCAACTGATATTAAAGCCGAATTCAAAGATGACGAGACACCCCGCCAGGTATCCGTAGCCGGTCGCATGATGAGCCGCCGCATAATGGGTAAAGCCTCTTTCATTGAATTGCAGGACTCTAAAGGCCGCATCCAGGTATATATCACCCGTGATGACATCTGCCCGGGAGAAGACAAGGAAATGTACAACACTGTGTTCAAACGCCTGCTCGACTTAGGCGACTTCATCGGAATCGAAGGCTTCGTATTCCGCACACAGATGGGCGAAATCAGTATCCATGCACAAAAGCTGACGGTGCTCGCCAAATCGATCAAACCACTGCCTATTGTTAAATACAAAGACGGCGTAACTTACGACTCTTTTGAAGATCCTGAATTGCGTTACCGCCAGCGCTATGTCGACCTGGCTGTCAACGAAGGTGTTAAAGATATTTTCATCAAACGCAGCAAAGTATACAGTTCCATGCGCGAATACTTCAACTCAAAGGGATACATGGAAGTGGAAACTCCGATCCTGCAGGCCATTGCCGGAGGAGCAGCCGCGCGTCCGTTCATGACTCACCACAATGCTTTGGATATTCCTTTATACATGCGAATCGCCAGTGAGCTTTACCTGAAACGCCTTATTGTCGGCGGTTTTGAAGGTGTATACGAGATCGGTAAAAACTTCCGTAACGAAGGTATGGACCGTACACACAATCCAGAATTCACCTGTATGGAGATATATGTAGCCTACAAAGACTACAATTGGATGATGGAATTTACTGAAAAAATGATCGAAAAGATCTGTCTGGACGTAAACGGTACTACCGAAGTAAAAGTAGGCGACAACATCATCAATTTCAAAGCGCCCTATAAGCGTGTCACTATGCTGGGAGCCATCAAAGAGCACACCGGTTACGATCTGACAGGAATGAATGAAGAGCAGATTCGCGAAGTTTGCAAGAAACTGAACATGGAAATCGATGATACGATGGGTAAAGGTAAACTGATCGATGAGATCTTCGGTGAGTTCTGCGAAGGCACTTATATACAGCCTACATTCATCACGGATTACCCGATCGAGATGTCTCCTCTGACCAAGAAGCATCGTGACAACCCTGAACTGACAGAACGTTTCGAGTTGATGGTAAACGGTAAAGAGTTGTGTAACGCATATTCTGAGTTGAACGATCCGATCGACCAGTTGGAACGTTTCGAAGACCAGATGAAGCTGAGCGAAAAGGGAGATGATGAAGCGATGATCATCGATAAGGACTTCGTCCGTGCATTGGAATATGGTATGCCTCCTACTTCGGGTATGGGTATTGGTATGGACCGTCTGACTATGCTGATGACCGGTCAGTCGACCATTCAGGAAGTATTGTTCTTCCCGCAGATGCGTCCGGAGAAAGTCGTACCGAAAGACAGTGCTTCCAAATTTATGGAACTGGGCATTGCCGAAGAGTGGGTACCTGTCATCCAGAAAGCAGGATACAATCAGGTGGCCGACATGAAAGAGGTTAATCCGCAGAAATTCCACCAGGATATTTGTGGCATCAACAAGAAATACAAATTGGAACTGACCAATCCGTCAGTTAACGATGTAGCCGAGTGGATACAGAAAATTAAATAAATTAAGAATGAAGAATGGCGATGAGGAGCCGGAGCATTTGACCTCCGGCCTTCCCTGCACCATTCTTCATTCTTCATTTTTAATTCTTAATT containing:
- a CDS encoding patatin-like phospholipase family protein — its product is MKKRICFVLILCISLFVFSPVHAQQRKSVAVVLSGGGAKGVAHIGALKVIEEAGIPIDYIVGTSMGSIIGGLYSIGYTPHQLDSMVNHQNWPLLLSDRISWEDQTMTERQNSETYVLSVPLKKNLKANVFGGVIKGQNLANLFSELTVGYHDSINFNKLPIPFACVSENIVNGDEVVFHNGVLATAMRASMAIPGVFTPVRLGDKILVDGGMKNNFPTNIARTMGADVIIGVDVQNDLRTADELNNLSEIFNQIINLTGQTRYEENIKLATVYIKVDVKGYSAASFNIPALDTLVNRGEEAAREQWTALQKLKKGIGLPENYVAPRHGPFSSLWSSKDIFVKEITFDGIEDSDKKWIMHRCHLKENSKMRMEQLYEALTTLRGSQAYSNVSYKLTDTPQGYQLHFILEEKYERNLNLGIRFDSEEIASLLLNVRSRLDTRVPSWVSVTGRLGKRYLARVEYTLAPMQMRNFNFAYQFEYNDINIYDHGRRSYNTTYKYHSGEFGFSDVWFRNLRFGAGLNFEFFKYKDFLYNTGGQRLEVKPQHFFSYFAQLHYNTYNKGYFPSKGTDVQGRYSLYTDNLTHYKGHAPFSALAASWAGVFSLTDRFALIPSLYGRVLIGKNIPYPYLNAMGGENFGHYLPQQLPFAGITNLEIVDNSVLVTSLKLRQRIGSKNYVTFTGNVAFRNDNFFDIWGAKPVWGGSVGYGYDSLFGPLEASLGYSSRSHKVGFYVNLGYVF
- a CDS encoding MATE family efflux transporter; the encoded protein is MYLCTLKIIGMTGQKTPTALGTEKIGKLLMQYAIPAIIAMTASSLYNMVDSIFIGHGVGPMAISGLALTFPLMNLAAAFGSLVGVGAATLVSVKLGQKDYDTAQRVLGNVLVLNIIIGLAFTILTLIFLDPILYFFGGSDETVGYARDYMKVILYGNVITHLYLGLNAVLRSAGHPQKAMYATIATVVINTILDPLFIYGFGWGIQGAAIATILAQVISLMWQFRLFSNKEELLHFHRGIFRLKRKIVFDSLAIGMAPFLMNLASCFIVILINQGLKKYGGDLAIGAFGIVNRLVFLFVMIVMGLNQGMQPIAGYNFGARLYPRVTRVLKLTIYGATIVTTTGFLMGMLIPGLAVSIFTSHEELIRQSAEGLRIVVLFFPIVGFQMVTSNFFQSIGMASKAIFLSITRQVLILIPCLLILPRYFGQTGVWVSMPVSDLIASLISAGMLWWQFRLFRIHGRQAA
- the lysS gene encoding lysine--tRNA ligase encodes the protein MNILELSEQEIIRRNSLNELRAMGIEPYPAAEYVTNAFSTDIKAEFKDDETPRQVSVAGRMMSRRIMGKASFIELQDSKGRIQVYITRDDICPGEDKEMYNTVFKRLLDLGDFIGIEGFVFRTQMGEISIHAQKLTVLAKSIKPLPIVKYKDGVTYDSFEDPELRYRQRYVDLAVNEGVKDIFIKRSKVYSSMREYFNSKGYMEVETPILQAIAGGAAARPFMTHHNALDIPLYMRIASELYLKRLIVGGFEGVYEIGKNFRNEGMDRTHNPEFTCMEIYVAYKDYNWMMEFTEKMIEKICLDVNGTTEVKVGDNIINFKAPYKRVTMLGAIKEHTGYDLTGMNEEQIREVCKKLNMEIDDTMGKGKLIDEIFGEFCEGTYIQPTFITDYPIEMSPLTKKHRDNPELTERFELMVNGKELCNAYSELNDPIDQLERFEDQMKLSEKGDDEAMIIDKDFVRALEYGMPPTSGMGIGMDRLTMLMTGQSTIQEVLFFPQMRPEKVVPKDSASKFMELGIAEEWVPVIQKAGYNQVADMKEVNPQKFHQDICGINKKYKLELTNPSVNDVAEWIQKIK